GATGCGGAGGACCCGGGATGTCTTATCTAACAGCCATAATATCAACTATATGCTGCCTTTTATGGGTAAGCACGTCAGAGGCGGAGAAGATATATGTTGTGGAGCGTGAGCGTGGTGCACTTGCCGTTATAGATGAACAAAAGAAATCATATGAAATTGCCGGTCTTGGTAACTTAAACCATGCAACGTTAAAATTTTACGGTAAGTTTGCCTATGTTATCAGCAGAGACGGCTATTTTTCCAAAATAGATACAACCACTGACACTGTTGTTAAAAAAGTAGCAGTTGGTGAAAGTGGCATTGGTTTTGTCTCTTGTGGAAACTTTATCGGTGTAGCGAATTATGACCCCCGTGATGTTGTCTTTCTTGACCTTAATCTGGAGGTAGTTAAGAAATTTGATACAGAATCAAGAAATGTTGGAATAAAGTGTGCAGATAACTACTTTATGTATGCACTTATGGACAGAGATGAAATTTGGATACACAATGCCGATAAAAACTTTGAAAAAATTAAAACCATAAAGACAACCGGTAACTTGCCTTTCGATGCATTACTTTCCGATGATACCTACATGGTAGGTTTTTTTAAGGGAGGCACCGGGGCTCTTTCCCTTAAAGACTTTCAGTACAACGAATATATAATAAAGGCGGGGACGGAAGTTGTGTATAAAATCCCGCACTTCGGCACATGGGGAATACACCACAGGAAAGCCTACATACCTGCTGTAGGCGATAAAAAGCTGATGTTATACGATATTAATAATTTTCAACATCTTGGGTTTATCGAACTAATCGGCCTTCCGGTATTTGTCGTAGTGTCGCCGGATGGCAAATACATTGCGGTAAACTACAGCGGAGATATGGATAATTACATAACAATTATAGAATTAGCCGGCCAAAAAGTGATTAAAAACATAGAAGCCGGCAGAAGAATAATGCACATGAGATTTTCAAAAAACAGCAGCACCCTTTATGTATCATCGTACTTTGAAAACATGATCAAATCAATTGACATGAAAAGCATGGAACTCAAACCATTGTATGAAGTTCCAAGCCCTTCCGGTATTTTCATATATTAAGAGAGGCAGGAAATCAGATGGAACAGGATGAAATTATCAAACTTCTGGAAAGGGGCATATACATTACTAAGGAGCCGTTTTCAGAGATGGGAGTAACCCTCGGTTTGACGCAAACAGAGCTTATCAACAGGATAAAGAGTCTTAAAGACAATAAAATAATAAGACAAATATCGCCTATTTACGACTCGAAAATGCTCGGCTATGAGGTAGCGTTGGTTGCTTTCAGAACTACCTCCGACACCATAGACTCAGCGGCTAAAATAATAAACACGTATCCAGGCGTAAGCCATAATTACGAACGTTCAGAGTTTTTTAATCTCTGGTTTACAATAGCGGTGGATTCAAGCGTTTTTAACGGACTTGATAAAACAGTACAAAAGCTTGCAGAGCTCTGCGGTGTTACAGACTACGCAATTTTAGCACCGGTGAAGCGTTTTAAAATAAACGTTATGCTTGGCTCTTACTGGGAGGCCGGTGACAGGGAAGAGGTGCAAGTAAACAAAAATGTCTTTATACCTCTTACAAACGAGGAAAAACAAATTGTGCGTGTAACTCAGATAGATATGCCGCTGGTTGGAAAACCGTTTTTGCATTTTGCTGAAATCTTAGGGCTTGATGAGGATTATCTTCTGGATAAACTCAGGGAGTTTCAAAAGCGCGGAATAATACGCCGGATTGCCGCCGTTATGTTTCACAGAAAGATGGGCTACAGTGCTAATGCGATGGTGGTGTGGAGGGTCCCGCAGGAGCGAATAGCTGAGGTCGGCTCAAGTATTGCTTCCTTTAAAGCCGTCTCACACTGCTATGAACGTACCACAACTCATCAGTGGCTGTATAATCTCTATGGGGTTATACATGGCAAGAGTGTCGGGGATGTGGAAGCGGTAGTTGAAAAAATCAATAACATGAACTCTCTGAACGATTATAAAGTATTATTTTCGATAAAAGAGTTCAAGAAGGTGCGGCCAAAATACTTTACAGAGGATTATATCGCATGGGAAATGTCTAATTCCAACTGAACTAAAATAAGTACCGCCAAAGGATTTTTACCTCCAACCTCATTGACAGTAGTATGACACGCTCTTTAAAAAACTTGACAATTAATTTATAAAGATGTAGAATTTAGATGCGGGCACGGCTTTTCAATAAAATAGTGTTGTAATTGGGGGAAAACGGTAGGTAATGCCTTGTTTTATTATTTGTAAACTTCATAAACGGCTTATATCGGGTTGCATTCATTCGATTAACTTTGTTGGCATCATCGAAAGCACCCAGCCGCCTCGTTACTCTTTCGACAGCAACCCTGTATTATTTAACGGGTTCTTATGATAGCATTGGTAACAGGTGCATCAAGAGGGATAGGCAGGTCAATAGCTTTACAGCTTGCATGGCAAGGATTTGATATTTGGCTTAACTACCACAGCCGTGACGAGCAGGCCCGGGAGGTGGCCGGCCTGATTGAGCAAATTGGACGTAAGGTTTTACTTTTAAAGTTTGATGTGGCAGATAATGCAGCTGTTGACGGAGCCTTAACTGAACTGACGGAAAGGCTGGGAACGCCGGATGTTTTAGTTAACAATGCCGCAATTGCCCGTGACAGCTTAATGATTTGGATGACACAGGATGATTGGACTTCGGTTATAGGCACAACATTAAACGGATTCTTTAACGTGACGATGAAGGTGTTGCCCGGCATGTTGCAGCGTAAAAGCGGTAAGATTATAAACATTGCTTCCGTATCCGGCGTTATAGGCAACCCCGGGCAGGTAAACTACAGCGCAGCAAAGGGCGGGCTGATAGCCGCCACCAAAGCATTAGCCAAAGAGGTCGGCAAACGGGGAATCAATGTTAACTGTGTCGCTCCAGGCTTTATTGAGACTGACATGGTTAAAGACCTTCCAGTAAAGGAAATAGTGAAAATGATACCTGTACAAAAACTTGGTAAGCCGGAGCAGGTGGCATCGTTGGTGGGTTTTCTGGCCTCTGAAAACGCTGATTACATTAACGGGCAGGTTATCGGCGTAAATGGCGGTATATGTTGATAAGGCATGGTTTATTGATAATCATTTCCGTCCTTGTATTGCTCCAATGGGCTGTAGCAGTAAGGGCTGAGGAGATTGGCTTAATCAAAGGGCCGGTTAGTCGGGGGCTTGGCGTATCTTATGGCCAAAACTGGTCTCCTCATACGGATGATATAAGATTTACAACTGCAGATGTCTTTTGGGTTTATGACAGAGACCCTTTTTTCCCCTACAAGGCTTCCCCTGTCCTTAATTGGATATTGGAGGCACAGGCAGGCGCTACTGTGGATGGTCCGGCTAAATTGATTCTCTCTGCGGGTGTCCTTGTAAAACTATTACTTACAACTGAGCCTGATAGTGCGGGTATCTATGCCCTGGGCGGAATAGGTGTGATTTATACCGGCTTTAAAGTGGAGGGTCAGGGACTGAATTTTAATTTTAATCCACAGTTTGGTTTTGGTGTGGATATATTAAAGAAATATTATGTGCAGCTTCGCTGGCACCATGTGTCAAACGGTGGGCTTAATGAAAATAATACCGGTATTAACTCCGTCGTTATCCATAGTGGAGTGTATTTCTGAATGCTTTTGGATACTTAAGATCAGGAATACTGCACAATGCACTCAGTGGCTATTACGGGAATGGGGATTGTTTCATGTTTAGGATGTGGTAAGGAAAAGGTAACACAGTCGTTAAAGCACTGCAAGGGTGGCATCAGGCTTGTACCGGAACGTAAAGTTATCGGTTTCCGCAGTGCCTTAAGCGGTGTTATTGATGATTTTCAGATGCCTAAAATAGAAAGAAAAAAATCCCTCTCGATGCCTGAGTTTGTCAAGCACGGATATGTGGCGGCATTGGAGGCAATCGGGCAGGCCGGCTGGAGTGATGATGAAATCAGAAGTGAGAAAACCGCATTGATTCTGGGAAATGATTCCAGCACGCTGGCTAATTATAAACAGGCCGCCCTTACTATGGAGGCAAAGAGTACGATGTCTCTTGGCGCCAATCTGGTCTTTCAGGCCCTGACCTCCACTGTTACAATGAATCTCAACGTGTTGTTAGGCAACAGAGGCGCATCATGGACATTAAGCGGAGCTTGTGCAAGCGCCGGACATGCCATAGGACAGGCCGCCGGTCTGATAGCCATGGGCAGACAGGACAGAGCCGTAAGCGGGGGTGTGCAGGAAGTCAACTGGGAAAACGTGGCAGCCTTTGACGCCATCAATGCCCTGTCAACCAGGGAGGATGAGCCTCACAGGGCATCCCGTCCTTTTGACGCCCTGAGGGATGGGCTGATTCCTGGGGGCGGTGCCGCTGTTGTTTGCTTAGAGAGAGAGGAGCTGGCAAGAAAGAGGGGTGCTCCCATTCTGTGCACAGTTAAATCATACGCATTTTCCTCAGACGGGAAGAATCTGGCTGTCCCCACAGGCGAGGGGCTTCAGCGCTGCATGGAAGAGTGTCTCAAAGGCGGGTGCACAAACACTGATGAGGTGGATTATATCTGCGCTCATGCAACCTCCACACCTTTAGGGGACAGAGCGGAAGCGGCGGCTATTTATAATGTTTTTGGTGCACAGGGGCCGTGGGTTAGCTCTTTGAAATCATACACCGGACATGAGATGTGGATGGCAGGTGCCGGTCAGGTTGTTTACTCACTGCTTATGGCCGCAGAGCACTTTATTGCCCCTAATCTTAATTTTGAAAGACAAGAACAGGATGCTCCTCCCTTAAAAATTGTAAAGGAAATAACTGATTTCAACTTGAAGAAAATCCTCTGTAATTCATCGGGATTTGGAGGTACTAATTCGTGCCTCTTACTGGATCTTGAAAATTGAAATACGATTCAATAGTAATAGGTTCAGGATTTTCGGGTCTTAGTGCCGCCATAGTGCTGCAAAAAAACGGCCACAAAGTGCTGGTGCTGGAAAGAGATAAGAAGCCCTCACCCCTTGTAAGACGTTTTAAGCGTAATGAGCTCTGGTGCGATGTGGGGTTTCATTATGCAGGTGGTTTTAAGTCTTCTGCAATGCCTGCAATGTTTAAGTATCTCGGAATATGGGATAGGGTAACTCCACTGCTTATGAATACAAAGGCTTTTGACCGTATCTTCTACAATGGAAAAGTCTATGAAATACCATGCGGATTTGAAAATGTAAGACAGGCATATCTCAATTATTTCCCTGAAAGTGCCACCGCTGTTAATGCCTACATGGACTATATAATAAAGACACAGGATAGTACTCCGTTTATAAATTTTGATTTAGACTTTGAAAACTACTCTTTAACAGCATGCAACAGCGATATCTCTTTTCATGATTTTCTCAAAGGCCACGGTGCAGAGGACGAATTCATAAGTATCGCAGGGAATCACTGCTATGCTTTGTGTGCAACAGAGGGCAGGGAAATCTCTATGCATTACCATGCACTGATTATGGGGGCTTTTTATGATTCAGCCTACATGTTTGACAGAGGCGGTGATGAAATAGCAGATGCGCTCTCAGAAGTGTTTATGTCACAGGGCGGTGAGATTGCCTGTAACCGTGAGGTTGTGCAGTTGGAGGTAGCGGAGGGTAAGAGCATTAAAGCCGTGCATACATCAGATGGCGGCCGTGTTGAGTGTGATTACTGCCTCTTTAGCGCACATCCGCACCTCTTATGTACAATGCTGCCGCAAGGAGCGGTAAAACCTGCCTTTATCAACAGACTCAAAGGCCATGCCGGCACTGACTCTTTTTTTATAATCTGGCTGGATGTTTTTAACATGCCGGATGTTTTTAAGGCTACCAATAATTATGTTTTTAGTACTGACGGCAGGGAGTATATAGCCGTTATGGCCTCTGATGAGAGAGGAGATAAAAGGAAAGCTCTCAGTGTTATCAGCACAAGTCCTCAGCAAATGCCCGGAATTGAACAATATGCACAGCGCACGGTTGACCCTGCCTATTATAACTTTAAAGATAAACACACCCGGTATATTCTTAAAAAGGTGGAGGAGCTGTTTCCGGCACTTACCGGCAACTATAGACTCTTAGAGGCTGCCACCCCGCATACAATAGAGCGTTACACGGCAACACCCGGAGGGTCGGCATACGGTACTAAGCACACAGTGTATCAGAGTGATCTAATCCCTGTCACCTCAGTGCGGGCTCTGTACCTGTGCGGGCAGAGTGTTCAGCTCCCAGGCTTAATGGGTACTATGATATCGGCTTTTATCTCAACGTCCATGATTTTTGGGTTGGAAAATATCCGGAACCAGATAAGGCTTTATAATGAATAGTGTTTATATTACAGGGATGGGCGTGTTGTCTCCTTTTGGCATGGGTGTTGATATTATGTTAAACTCAATGAAAGCAGGGCAAAGTGCAGTAAGGAATATGAAAGAAACGTGGGAACGCTGCATTCCTGACCTGCAATGTTGGGTGGGAGCTCCGGTTAGTGACGATGCCTTTGATTCCAGGGCAATACCCAGGAAATTTCGCAGATGTATGGGGAAAACCAGCCGGATGGCATACTATGCAGTAAAAGATGCCCTGCATGAGGCAGGGATTACAGAGCAGCTGAGAGCAAGCGGCACAATGGGTGTGTCTTTTGCCTCAACAACGGGCTCTACAGAGGCATTGAGCGGTTTTTTTGAGAGTTACTTTCAAAAGCGCAGCTTATCAGATACGGATTCAGGGACTTTCTTTAAAATAATGAGCCATACCTCTGCGGCTAATATCGCCCATGCCTTTGGTATATACGGCAGAGTGATATCACCGTGCTCGGCCTGTACATCATCTACACAGTCTATAGGCCTTGGTTTTGAAACCATTAGAAACGGTACACAGGACATTATGCTCTGTGGCGGTTCAGATGAATTGCACCCATTGGTGTCAAGCTCCTTTGATCTGCTTAAGGCCAGCTCGTACAAGTACAACAACACACCGGAGCGTACCCCGAGGCCGTTTGATAAGGACCGCGACGGTACGGTTTGCGGCGCAGGCGCCGGGTGTCTGGTTTTAGAGTCGGAGAGCTCGGCTAAGGCCCGTGGAGCAAAGTGCATTGCTCAGGTGACAGGATTTTCCACACTGACCGATGCCTCCTCTATGGCACAATCAAGCACTGAGTCCATTGTACGCTGCATTAGGGCGGCACTGTCGGACTCAGGTCTCAGTGAGAGGGACATCAGCTTTGTTAATGCCCACGCCACAGGAACTCTTCAGGGTGATGCCGCAGAGGCCGC
The nucleotide sequence above comes from Nitrospirae bacterium YQR-1. Encoded proteins:
- a CDS encoding beta-ketoacyl-[acyl-carrier-protein] synthase family protein, giving the protein MHSVAITGMGIVSCLGCGKEKVTQSLKHCKGGIRLVPERKVIGFRSALSGVIDDFQMPKIERKKSLSMPEFVKHGYVAALEAIGQAGWSDDEIRSEKTALILGNDSSTLANYKQAALTMEAKSTMSLGANLVFQALTSTVTMNLNVLLGNRGASWTLSGACASAGHAIGQAAGLIAMGRQDRAVSGGVQEVNWENVAAFDAINALSTREDEPHRASRPFDALRDGLIPGGGAAVVCLEREELARKRGAPILCTVKSYAFSSDGKNLAVPTGEGLQRCMEECLKGGCTNTDEVDYICAHATSTPLGDRAEAAAIYNVFGAQGPWVSSLKSYTGHEMWMAGAGQVVYSLLMAAEHFIAPNLNFERQEQDAPPLKIVKEITDFNLKKILCNSSGFGGTNSCLLLDLEN
- a CDS encoding beta-ketoacyl-[acyl-carrier-protein] synthase family protein, which gives rise to MNSVYITGMGVLSPFGMGVDIMLNSMKAGQSAVRNMKETWERCIPDLQCWVGAPVSDDAFDSRAIPRKFRRCMGKTSRMAYYAVKDALHEAGITEQLRASGTMGVSFASTTGSTEALSGFFESYFQKRSLSDTDSGTFFKIMSHTSAANIAHAFGIYGRVISPCSACTSSTQSIGLGFETIRNGTQDIMLCGGSDELHPLVSSSFDLLKASSYKYNNTPERTPRPFDKDRDGTVCGAGAGCLVLESESSAKARGAKCIAQVTGFSTLTDASSMAQSSTESIVRCIRAALSDSGLSERDISFVNAHATGTLQGDAAEAAGIREVFGDETVLVNSLKGYIGHTTGASGVIELIACLKAMEYDLLLPVMNLESPSEDCKGPAYIQKRHTSYSGRFFLKNSFGFGGTNSVLVIRRCRE
- a CDS encoding NAD(P)/FAD-dependent oxidoreductase, coding for MKYDSIVIGSGFSGLSAAIVLQKNGHKVLVLERDKKPSPLVRRFKRNELWCDVGFHYAGGFKSSAMPAMFKYLGIWDRVTPLLMNTKAFDRIFYNGKVYEIPCGFENVRQAYLNYFPESATAVNAYMDYIIKTQDSTPFINFDLDFENYSLTACNSDISFHDFLKGHGAEDEFISIAGNHCYALCATEGREISMHYHALIMGAFYDSAYMFDRGGDEIADALSEVFMSQGGEIACNREVVQLEVAEGKSIKAVHTSDGGRVECDYCLFSAHPHLLCTMLPQGAVKPAFINRLKGHAGTDSFFIIWLDVFNMPDVFKATNNYVFSTDGREYIAVMASDERGDKRKALSVISTSPQQMPGIEQYAQRTVDPAYYNFKDKHTRYILKKVEELFPALTGNYRLLEAATPHTIERYTATPGGSAYGTKHTVYQSDLIPVTSVRALYLCGQSVQLPGLMGTMISAFISTSMIFGLENIRNQIRLYNE
- a CDS encoding NirF protein, producing the protein MSYLTAIISTICCLLWVSTSEAEKIYVVERERGALAVIDEQKKSYEIAGLGNLNHATLKFYGKFAYVISRDGYFSKIDTTTDTVVKKVAVGESGIGFVSCGNFIGVANYDPRDVVFLDLNLEVVKKFDTESRNVGIKCADNYFMYALMDRDEIWIHNADKNFEKIKTIKTTGNLPFDALLSDDTYMVGFFKGGTGALSLKDFQYNEYIIKAGTEVVYKIPHFGTWGIHHRKAYIPAVGDKKLMLYDINNFQHLGFIELIGLPVFVVVSPDGKYIAVNYSGDMDNYITIIELAGQKVIKNIEAGRRIMHMRFSKNSSTLYVSSYFENMIKSIDMKSMELKPLYEVPSPSGIFIY
- a CDS encoding Lrp/AsnC family transcriptional regulator, producing MEQDEIIKLLERGIYITKEPFSEMGVTLGLTQTELINRIKSLKDNKIIRQISPIYDSKMLGYEVALVAFRTTSDTIDSAAKIINTYPGVSHNYERSEFFNLWFTIAVDSSVFNGLDKTVQKLAELCGVTDYAILAPVKRFKINVMLGSYWEAGDREEVQVNKNVFIPLTNEEKQIVRVTQIDMPLVGKPFLHFAEILGLDEDYLLDKLREFQKRGIIRRIAAVMFHRKMGYSANAMVVWRVPQERIAEVGSSIASFKAVSHCYERTTTHQWLYNLYGVIHGKSVGDVEAVVEKINNMNSLNDYKVLFSIKEFKKVRPKYFTEDYIAWEMSNSN
- the fabG gene encoding 3-oxoacyl-ACP reductase FabG; amino-acid sequence: MIALVTGASRGIGRSIALQLAWQGFDIWLNYHSRDEQAREVAGLIEQIGRKVLLLKFDVADNAAVDGALTELTERLGTPDVLVNNAAIARDSLMIWMTQDDWTSVIGTTLNGFFNVTMKVLPGMLQRKSGKIINIASVSGVIGNPGQVNYSAAKGGLIAATKALAKEVGKRGINVNCVAPGFIETDMVKDLPVKEIVKMIPVQKLGKPEQVASLVGFLASENADYINGQVIGVNGGIC
- a CDS encoding acyloxyacyl hydrolase → MLIRHGLLIIISVLVLLQWAVAVRAEEIGLIKGPVSRGLGVSYGQNWSPHTDDIRFTTADVFWVYDRDPFFPYKASPVLNWILEAQAGATVDGPAKLILSAGVLVKLLLTTEPDSAGIYALGGIGVIYTGFKVEGQGLNFNFNPQFGFGVDILKKYYVQLRWHHVSNGGLNENNTGINSVVIHSGVYF